ACGGCGTGCACCGATCAAGGCGATGCTGCTCGACCAGACGATCGTCGCAGGGCTGGGCAATATATACGTCTGCGAGGCGCTCAACATGGCGCGCATTTCGCCGGTGAAGCCTGCCGCCGACGTATCGAAGGCCAAGCTTGCGGTGTTGGTGCCCGCGATCAAGCAGGTGCTGATCGCCGCCATCGCGGCCGGCGGATCGACCTTGCGCGACTTCCTCAGCCCCGAAGGCGACCTCGGCTATTTCGCGAAGGACTGGCGTGTCTATGGCCGCGAAGGCGAGGCCTGCGAATGCGGCGGGACGATCGCGCGTATCGTGCAATCGGGCCGGTCGACCTTTTATTGCCCGAAATGCCAACGATAATGCGGGGAATCACCCGCAAAGCCATTGACCAAATCACCCTTCATCGCTATGCGCGCACCCTTCGAGCAGGGTCCGGTCGTCCGGAACCGGCCGCATCCGGACATTGATTCGCTGCAAATTGCGCGATTCGGCTGCTCCGCTGAGGCTGTGCTCCGACCATGTAGACCGTTTGAAAGACTAGAGGAATTTATGGCCAATACGCCGCAGGCAAAGAAGCGCATCCGCCGCAACACCGCGCGCACCGTCGTGAACAAGAATCGCGTTTCGCGCATTCGCACGCTGGTGAAGAAGGTCGAAGTCGCCGTCGCAGCGGGTGACAAGGATGCGGCCGCGACCGCACTGAAGGCGGCGCAGCCTGAAATGGCGCGCGGCGTTGCCAAGGGCGTGCTCCACAAGAACACCGTGGCCCGCAAGTTCTCGCGCCTGACGAAAAGCGTCAACGCGATCGCCTGAACCGGCTCGTCCCGAAAGGGAACAAAAAGGACCCGCTGGCATCTTGCCCGCGGGTCCTTTTTTGCGTCCGATATTGT
This sequence is a window from Sphingopyxis sp. USTB-05. Protein-coding genes within it:
- the rpsT gene encoding 30S ribosomal protein S20; the protein is MANTPQAKKRIRRNTARTVVNKNRVSRIRTLVKKVEVAVAAGDKDAAATALKAAQPEMARGVAKGVLHKNTVARKFSRLTKSVNAIA